The proteins below are encoded in one region of Fibrella aestuarina BUZ 2:
- a CDS encoding CopD family protein: protein MSFLYIKAIHIIFVVTWFAGLFYMPRLFIYYTEAAEQPEPARQALQAQLSLMQRRLWYGITWPSAVVTLIMGLSTWYNYGATPTWLIYKLCFVALLYAYHLSCHVIFRQQQRGVLRYTSMQLRIWNEVATIFLVSIVFLVVLKDALSMLWGILGLIAFIGLLLAGIRIYRRVRSGK, encoded by the coding sequence ATGTCGTTCCTGTATATTAAAGCCATTCACATCATCTTCGTCGTGACGTGGTTCGCCGGGCTGTTCTACATGCCCCGGCTGTTTATTTATTACACCGAAGCCGCCGAGCAGCCCGAACCGGCGCGGCAGGCCTTGCAGGCCCAGCTGAGCCTGATGCAGCGCCGGCTGTGGTACGGTATCACCTGGCCATCGGCGGTCGTGACGCTGATCATGGGCCTGAGCACCTGGTACAACTACGGCGCCACGCCCACCTGGCTGATTTACAAGCTGTGCTTTGTGGCGTTACTGTATGCTTACCACCTGTCCTGTCACGTCATTTTCAGGCAGCAGCAACGGGGCGTGTTGCGCTACACCTCCATGCAATTGCGCATCTGGAACGAAGTAGCTACAATTTTCCTCGTCAGCATCGTATTCCTGGTCGTGCTGAAAGATGCGCTCAGTATGCTGTGGGGTATACTCGGGCTGATCGCGTTTATCGGGCTGCTGCTGGCCGGTATCCGCATCTACCGCCGGGTACGTAGCGGGAAGTAA
- the hslU gene encoding ATP-dependent protease ATPase subunit HslU: protein MPSTVRDLTPRQIVAELDQYIIGQHEAKRNVAIALRNRWRRMNAPADMQREITPNNILMIGATGVGKTEIARRLAKLADAPFIKVEASKFTEVGYVGRDVESMVRDLAEQAVNMVRAAKKEAVKIKAQQIVEDLILDILIPPVKGAASAGQLGFSHSNGADQNGDGIPDGDAELNERTRERFRQKIQAGELDDRKIDIDVQQSAAPSIGVMGGSIDELSMMNIQEMIGGMMPKKGKKRKVTIAEARKIMLEEEAAKLIDMDEVKEEAIRKAQDAGIIFIDEIDKIATNRSGGGGGPDVSREGVQRDLLPIVEGSSVNTKYGVVQTDHILFVAAGAFHVSKPSDLIPELQGRFPIRVELQSLSEDDFYQILREPKNALTKQYEAMMAAEGVSLTFADDALRELARIAFEVNAEVENIGARRLQTVLSQLLNEFMFDIPDTIAAGSTVEVTRELVQERLTGLVKNRDLSQYIL from the coding sequence ATGCCATCAACCGTCCGAGACCTGACTCCCCGGCAAATCGTTGCCGAACTTGATCAATATATTATCGGCCAACACGAAGCCAAGCGCAACGTGGCCATTGCTCTGCGAAACCGCTGGCGGCGGATGAACGCCCCGGCCGATATGCAGCGCGAAATCACACCCAACAACATTCTGATGATTGGGGCCACGGGCGTGGGGAAAACTGAAATTGCCCGCCGCCTCGCCAAACTGGCCGATGCCCCGTTTATTAAAGTAGAAGCCTCGAAATTCACTGAGGTTGGCTACGTTGGCCGCGACGTGGAAAGCATGGTGCGCGACCTCGCCGAGCAGGCCGTCAACATGGTGCGGGCGGCCAAAAAAGAAGCTGTCAAGATCAAGGCGCAGCAGATTGTCGAAGACCTGATTCTCGACATCCTGATACCGCCCGTCAAAGGGGCGGCTTCGGCCGGGCAGCTTGGCTTTAGCCACAGCAATGGCGCCGACCAGAACGGCGACGGCATTCCCGACGGCGATGCCGAACTCAACGAACGTACCCGCGAGCGCTTCCGGCAGAAAATCCAGGCGGGCGAACTCGACGACCGCAAAATCGACATCGACGTGCAGCAGAGCGCCGCGCCCAGCATCGGGGTGATGGGCGGCTCGATCGACGAGCTGTCGATGATGAATATTCAGGAGATGATTGGCGGCATGATGCCCAAAAAGGGCAAGAAGCGCAAGGTGACCATCGCCGAAGCGCGCAAGATCATGCTCGAAGAAGAAGCGGCCAAGCTCATCGACATGGACGAGGTGAAGGAGGAGGCCATCCGCAAAGCGCAGGACGCCGGCATTATCTTCATCGACGAAATCGACAAGATTGCCACCAACCGGTCGGGTGGGGGCGGTGGCCCCGACGTCAGCCGTGAGGGCGTGCAGCGCGATCTGCTGCCTATCGTGGAAGGATCGTCGGTCAACACCAAATACGGCGTGGTCCAGACCGACCACATCCTGTTTGTGGCGGCCGGGGCGTTTCACGTCTCGAAACCCTCGGACCTGATTCCGGAGTTGCAGGGCCGTTTCCCGATTCGGGTGGAGCTGCAAAGCCTGTCGGAAGATGATTTCTACCAGATTCTGCGCGAACCCAAAAACGCCCTGACCAAACAGTATGAAGCGATGATGGCTGCCGAAGGGGTTTCGTTGACCTTTGCCGACGATGCCCTCCGCGAACTTGCCCGCATTGCCTTCGAGGTCAACGCCGAGGTGGAGAACATTGGCGCCCGGCGGCTGCAAACCGTGCTGAGCCAACTCCTCAACGAGTTCATGTTCGACATTCCCGATACCATCGCTGCCGGTTCGACTGTCGAGGTCACGCGCGAGCTGGTGCAGGAACGCCTGACGGGGCTGGTCAAAAACCGCGACCTGAGCCAATATATCTTGTAA